A genomic region of Anaerobranca gottschalkii DSM 13577 contains the following coding sequences:
- a CDS encoding thiamine pyrophosphate-dependent enzyme yields MQPIMPKSWNMESKPHKFCPGCGHGLVLKALGEAIDELGIQDKVVFGCDIGCSLLSWDFFNCDSVQTHHGRTTPTIAGIVRAREDLIGIAYMGDGGGYAIGSQHLVNAAVRNEKMFVLLVNNTNYGMTGGQMAPTTLPGQKTETTPYGRDVESTGNPTLGPEMVAAITGEGAYVARGSISNIRQLKGYIKKALQNQIDKKGFSFVEALAGCPTNWRTNAKDTWAFIEKDMAQYFKVGELKTPEQKEG; encoded by the coding sequence ATGCAACCAATAATGCCAAAAAGTTGGAATATGGAAAGTAAGCCTCATAAATTTTGTCCTGGATGTGGACATGGTTTAGTTTTAAAAGCTTTAGGTGAGGCCATTGACGAACTTGGAATACAAGATAAAGTAGTTTTCGGCTGTGATATCGGATGTTCTTTATTATCTTGGGACTTTTTCAACTGTGACAGTGTACAAACTCACCACGGTAGAACAACTCCTACTATAGCTGGTATAGTAAGGGCTAGGGAAGACTTAATTGGTATCGCGTATATGGGTGATGGTGGTGGATATGCCATCGGTTCTCAACATTTAGTAAATGCAGCTGTTCGTAATGAAAAAATGTTTGTACTTCTAGTTAACAACACTAATTACGGTATGACCGGTGGACAAATGGCACCAACGACCCTTCCCGGTCAAAAAACTGAAACAACTCCTTATGGTAGGGATGTTGAGTCAACTGGTAATCCAACTTTAGGACCTGAAATGGTAGCTGCTATCACAGGAGAAGGAGCTTATGTGGCTAGGGGCTCTATCTCTAATATTAGACAACTAAAGGGATATATCAAAAAAGCACTTCAAAATCAAATTGATAAAAAAGGATTTTCTTTCGTGGAAGCCTTAGCTGGTTGTCCTACTAACTGGAGAACAAATGCCAAAGATACTTGGGCGTTCATCGAAAAAGATATGGCCCAATACTTTAAAGTTGGAGAATTAAAAACTCCAGAACAAAAGGAGGGTTAA
- a CDS encoding transketolase C-terminal domain-containing protein — MAQKPIQGEKKVFMTGNEVCAWAALAAKADIMYGYPITPQNEIMHYWTRLAPKFGKKFLQTEDEISAGFTTLGGVLGGKKAFSATAGPGNTLFQEPMSMAEMMRIPSVVIIQQRGGPSTATVIYSQQEVTMTTFGGNGEGFRVVYSTSSHQELFDYTIKAFNTAWKYRFPTFVLGDGYQAKMRESLTIYDPEERGIELVDPEPILGKEGMPGVDRPVTHVRNTYNTEDELYNVVMELARDFEKAAPEIVEYQEFNCEDAEVVIIAHGVVTRAAQAAMEQLRKEGIKVGHFRPVTLRPFPVEEMRAAVKNAKKILVVESSYGQFTKQVKEYLYGMTTELDTLLRPGVGITSDEIVKQIKG; from the coding sequence ATGGCACAAAAGCCCATTCAAGGAGAGAAAAAAGTTTTCATGACTGGTAATGAAGTTTGCGCCTGGGCAGCCCTTGCTGCAAAAGCAGACATCATGTACGGTTATCCCATCACACCACAAAATGAAATTATGCACTACTGGACAAGACTAGCACCTAAGTTTGGAAAGAAATTTTTACAAACAGAAGATGAAATTTCTGCAGGTTTTACAACTTTAGGTGGAGTTTTAGGTGGTAAAAAAGCATTTTCAGCTACTGCAGGTCCAGGTAATACCTTATTCCAAGAGCCTATGTCTATGGCTGAAATGATGAGGATACCTTCAGTAGTAATTATTCAACAAAGGGGAGGCCCATCAACAGCTACTGTTATTTATTCTCAACAAGAAGTTACAATGACTACCTTTGGTGGTAATGGTGAAGGTTTCAGGGTTGTATATTCAACTTCTTCCCATCAAGAGCTATTTGATTATACTATTAAAGCATTCAATACTGCTTGGAAATACCGTTTCCCAACTTTTGTTTTAGGTGACGGATATCAAGCAAAAATGAGAGAATCTTTAACAATTTATGATCCAGAAGAAAGAGGAATAGAGTTAGTAGACCCAGAGCCAATCCTTGGTAAAGAAGGAATGCCAGGTGTAGATAGGCCAGTTACCCATGTAAGAAACACATATAATACAGAAGATGAATTATACAATGTTGTTATGGAGTTAGCCCGTGACTTTGAAAAGGCAGCTCCGGAAATTGTTGAGTATCAAGAGTTTAATTGTGAAGATGCAGAAGTTGTTATCATCGCCCACGGTGTTGTAACAAGGGCTGCTCAAGCTGCTATGGAGCAATTACGTAAAGAAGGAATTAAAGTTGGACATTTTAGACCAGTTACTTTAAGACCTTTCCCTGTTGAAGAAATGAGAGCAGCAGTTAAAAATGCTAAAAAAATCTTAGTGGTAGAATCTTCTTATGGTCAGTTTACAAAACAAGTTAAAGAATATTTATACGGTATGACTACTGAATTAGATACATTATTAAGACCAGGTGTAGGTATTACATCTGATGAGATAGTAAAACAAATTAAAGGTTAG